One Pullulanibacillus sp. KACC 23026 DNA segment encodes these proteins:
- a CDS encoding SPW repeat protein produces MKWAQWLNALIGIWFIISPWTLGFSQISMATTLSVIFGAILLIVSFWAAVQEKAVNWSSWLGWVSLIMGVLVIVVSFSFSLSAAAMWTNAILGVIVVILDLFAMGKSE; encoded by the coding sequence ATGAAGTGGGCACAGTGGTTAAATGCATTAATTGGGATCTGGTTCATCATTTCTCCTTGGACTCTTGGTTTCAGTCAGATTTCTATGGCAACTACGTTAAGTGTAATCTTCGGTGCAATCCTCCTAATCGTATCTTTTTGGGCAGCAGTACAAGAAAAGGCCGTTAATTGGTCATCCTGGCTAGGCTGGGTCTCGTTAATTATGGGTGTCTTGGTCATCGTGGTTTCGTTCTCCTTTAGCCTCTCTGCAGCAGCTATGTGGACGAATGCCATTCTTGGAGTGATTGTCGTTATCCTAGACTTATTTGCTATGGGTAAGTCAGAGTAA